A single window of Streptomyces sudanensis DNA harbors:
- the uvrC gene encoding excinuclease ABC subunit UvrC, whose amino-acid sequence MADPSSYRPKPGQIPDSPGVYRFRDEHGRVIYVGKAKSLRQRLASYFQDLAGLHPRTRTMVTTAASVEWTVVSTEVEALQLEYSWIKEYDPRFNVKYRDDKSYPYLAVTLGEEFPRVQVTRGHKQKGVRYFGPYAHAWAIRETVDLLLRVFPVRTCTSGVFRNAARTDRPCLLGYIGKCSAPCVGRVTPEEHRELAEQFCDFMAGRTGTYLRRLEKDMAEAAEEMEYERAARLRDDIQALRRAMEKNAVVLADATDADLIAVAEDELEAAVQIFHVRGGRVRGQRGWVTDKVEAVDTAGLVEHALQQLYGEESGDAVPKEVLVPALPEDPDAVTQWLSGRRGSQVSLRVPRRGDKKDLMETVGRNAQQALVLHRTKRAGDLTTRSRALEEIADALGLDTAPLRIECFDVSHLQGQDVVASMVVFEDGLPRRSEYRRFEIKGRVGDTQVWHGQGQDDVRSMHEVISRRFRRYLAEKERTGEWLAEGGEVPAGAGDPVSAEGSGRPRKFAYPPQLVVVDGGRPQVAAARRALDELGIDDVAVCGLAKRLEEVWLPDEDDPVVLPRTSEGLYLLQRIRDTAHDFAIRYQRAKRGKRLRTSPLDDVPGLGDARKRVLIKHFGSVKRLRQATIDQICEVPGFGRKTAEAVAAALAGAAPAAPAVNTATGEIMEDDDGETTYGRAAGHE is encoded by the coding sequence ATGGCAGACCCCTCCAGCTACCGCCCCAAGCCGGGACAGATCCCCGACTCGCCGGGGGTCTACCGGTTCCGCGACGAGCACGGGCGCGTGATCTACGTCGGCAAGGCCAAGTCGCTGCGCCAGCGCCTCGCCAGCTACTTCCAGGACCTGGCGGGCCTGCACCCGCGCACGCGGACCATGGTGACCACGGCCGCGTCCGTGGAGTGGACGGTGGTCTCCACGGAGGTGGAGGCGCTGCAGCTGGAGTACTCCTGGATCAAGGAGTACGACCCCCGTTTCAACGTCAAGTACCGCGACGACAAGAGCTACCCCTACCTCGCCGTCACCCTCGGCGAGGAGTTCCCCCGCGTCCAGGTCACCCGCGGCCACAAGCAGAAGGGCGTGCGCTACTTCGGGCCGTACGCGCACGCGTGGGCCATCCGCGAGACCGTCGACCTGCTCCTGCGGGTCTTCCCCGTCCGCACGTGCACGTCCGGGGTGTTCCGGAACGCCGCCCGCACGGACCGCCCCTGCCTCCTCGGCTACATCGGCAAGTGCTCGGCGCCCTGCGTCGGCCGGGTCACCCCCGAGGAGCACCGCGAACTGGCCGAGCAGTTCTGCGACTTCATGGCCGGCCGGACCGGCACGTACCTCCGCCGCCTGGAGAAGGACATGGCGGAGGCGGCCGAGGAGATGGAGTACGAGCGGGCCGCCCGCCTCCGCGACGACATACAGGCCCTGCGCCGGGCCATGGAGAAGAACGCCGTCGTCCTCGCCGACGCCACCGACGCCGACCTGATCGCCGTCGCCGAGGACGAACTGGAGGCCGCCGTCCAGATCTTCCACGTCCGCGGCGGCCGGGTCCGCGGGCAGCGCGGCTGGGTCACCGACAAGGTCGAGGCCGTCGACACGGCCGGCCTGGTGGAGCACGCCCTCCAGCAGCTGTACGGCGAGGAGAGCGGCGACGCCGTGCCGAAGGAGGTCCTGGTCCCCGCCCTGCCCGAGGACCCCGACGCGGTCACGCAGTGGCTGAGCGGGCGCCGCGGCTCCCAGGTGTCCCTGCGCGTCCCGCGGCGCGGCGACAAGAAGGACCTGATGGAGACCGTCGGGCGCAACGCCCAGCAGGCCCTGGTCCTGCACCGGACCAAGCGCGCCGGCGACCTCACCACCCGCTCCCGCGCCCTGGAGGAGATCGCCGACGCACTCGGCCTGGACACCGCCCCGCTGCGCATCGAGTGCTTCGACGTCTCCCACCTCCAGGGCCAGGACGTCGTCGCGTCCATGGTCGTCTTCGAGGACGGGCTGCCCCGCAGGAGCGAGTACCGCCGCTTCGAGATCAAGGGCCGCGTCGGGGACACGCAGGTCTGGCACGGCCAGGGGCAGGACGACGTCCGCTCCATGCACGAGGTGATCAGCCGCCGCTTCCGGCGCTACCTCGCGGAGAAGGAGCGGACGGGGGAGTGGCTCGCCGAGGGCGGCGAGGTCCCCGCCGGCGCCGGGGACCCGGTCTCCGCCGAGGGGAGCGGCCGGCCGAGGAAGTTCGCCTACCCGCCCCAGCTCGTCGTCGTCGACGGCGGCCGGCCGCAGGTCGCCGCCGCCCGCCGGGCCCTGGACGAGCTGGGCATCGACGACGTCGCGGTGTGCGGCCTGGCCAAGCGGCTGGAGGAGGTCTGGCTGCCCGACGAGGACGACCCGGTCGTCCTGCCCCGTACCAGCGAGGGCCTGTACCTCCTCCAGCGGATCCGCGACACGGCCCACGACTTCGCCATCCGCTACCAGCGCGCCAAGCGCGGCAAGCGGCTGCGGACCAGCCCCCTGGACGACGTGCCGGGCCTCGGGGACGCGCGCAAACGGGTACTGATCAAGCACTTCGGTTCGGTGAAACGGCTCCGGCAGGCGACAATCGACCAGATCTGCGAGGTGCCCGGCTTCGGCCGCAAGACCGCCGAGGCCGTCGCCGCCGCCCTCGCCGGGGCCGCGCCGGCCGCTCCCGCCGTGAACACGGCCACGGGGGAGATCATGGAGGACGACGACGGGGAGACCACGTATGGACGGGCGGCCGGACATGAATGA
- a CDS encoding maleylpyruvate isomerase family mycothiol-dependent enzyme, with protein MIDHVHDLTSVREATDRLLSAASALDDAAVAEPSRLPGWTRGHVLAHLARNADALVNALRGLPMYTSAEAREADIEHGAARPLAAHLDDLRASADRFRAEGDTPADWGRTVELRNGVTDQAARIPFRRLVEVELHHVDLNVGYELEDLPGEFVQREIDFLTERFAGHRDVPATTVAAEDGRTWTTGGGAAGGPVTVRGSAADLLGWLAGRRDGSALEASGGALPALPPL; from the coding sequence ATGATCGATCACGTTCACGACCTGACCTCCGTACGCGAGGCGACCGACCGGCTGCTCTCCGCCGCCTCCGCGCTCGACGACGCCGCGGTCGCCGAGCCCTCCCGGCTCCCCGGCTGGACCCGCGGGCACGTCCTGGCCCACCTCGCCCGCAACGCGGACGCCCTGGTGAACGCCCTGCGCGGGCTGCCCATGTACACCAGCGCCGAGGCCCGCGAGGCGGACATCGAGCACGGCGCCGCACGTCCGCTCGCCGCCCACCTCGACGACCTGCGGGCCAGCGCCGACCGCTTCCGGGCCGAGGGCGACACGCCGGCCGACTGGGGCCGCACCGTGGAGCTCCGCAACGGAGTGACCGACCAGGCCGCCCGCATCCCCTTCCGCCGCCTCGTCGAGGTGGAGCTCCACCACGTCGACCTGAACGTCGGCTACGAGCTGGAGGACCTGCCCGGGGAGTTCGTCCAGCGGGAGATCGACTTCCTGACGGAACGGTTCGCCGGTCACCGGGACGTCCCCGCGACCACGGTCGCCGCCGAGGACGGCCGGACGTGGACGACCGGCGGCGGCGCGGCCGGCGGCCCGGTCACCGTGCGGGGCTCCGCGGCCGACCTGCTCGGCTGGCTCGCGGGCCGCCGCGACGGCTCCGCGCTGGAGGCCTCCGGAGGCGCCCTGCCCGCGCTGCCCCCGCTATAG
- the rapZ gene encoding RNase adapter RapZ translates to MNDHTAHDDREGGAADVSTGTAIEVGEAAEGVTPELVIISGMSGAGRSTAAKCLEDLGWFVVDNLPPALIPTMVELGARSQGNVARIAVVVDVRGRQFFDNLRESLADLDAKQVVRRIVFLESSDDALVRRFESVRRPHPLQGDGRIVDGIAAERDLLRELRGDADLVIDTSSLNVHELRAKMNARFAGEEEPELRATVMSFGYKYGLPVDADLVTDCRFLPNPHWVPELRPFTGLHEEVSGYVFDQPGAKEFLDRYTELLQLVASGYRREGKRYVTIAVGCTGGKHRSVAMSEKLAARLASEGVETVVVHRDMGRE, encoded by the coding sequence ATGAATGACCACACCGCGCACGACGACAGGGAAGGCGGAGCGGCGGACGTGAGTACGGGCACCGCGATCGAGGTGGGCGAGGCCGCCGAGGGGGTCACCCCCGAGTTGGTGATCATCTCCGGCATGTCCGGCGCCGGGCGCAGCACCGCCGCGAAGTGCCTGGAGGACCTCGGCTGGTTCGTCGTGGACAACCTGCCGCCCGCCCTGATCCCCACCATGGTCGAGCTCGGCGCCCGCTCCCAGGGCAACGTCGCCCGGATCGCCGTCGTCGTCGACGTCCGCGGACGCCAGTTCTTCGACAACCTGCGCGAGTCCCTCGCCGACCTCGACGCCAAGCAGGTCGTCCGGCGCATCGTCTTCCTGGAGTCCTCCGACGACGCGCTCGTGCGCCGCTTCGAGTCCGTGCGCCGCCCCCACCCCCTCCAGGGGGACGGCCGCATCGTCGACGGCATCGCCGCCGAGCGCGACCTGCTGCGCGAGCTGCGCGGCGACGCCGACCTGGTGATCGACACCTCCAGCCTCAACGTGCACGAGCTGCGCGCCAAGATGAACGCCCGGTTCGCCGGCGAGGAGGAGCCCGAACTGCGGGCCACCGTCATGTCGTTCGGCTACAAGTACGGCCTGCCCGTCGACGCCGACCTCGTCACCGACTGCCGCTTCCTGCCCAACCCGCACTGGGTGCCCGAGCTGCGCCCCTTCACCGGCCTGCACGAGGAGGTGTCCGGCTACGTCTTCGACCAGCCGGGCGCCAAGGAATTCCTCGACCGGTACACGGAGCTGCTCCAGCTCGTCGCCTCCGGCTACCGCCGCGAGGGGAAGCGCTACGTCACCATCGCCGTCGGCTGCACGGGCGGCAAGCACCGCTCCGTCGCCATGTCCGAGAAGCTCGCCGCCAGGCTCGCCTCGGAAGGGGTCGAGACCGTCGTCGTGCACCGGGACATGGGGCGCGAGTGA
- the uvrA gene encoding excinuclease ABC subunit UvrA, which produces MADRLIVRGAREHNLKNVSLDLPRDSLIVFTGLSGSGKSSLAFDTIFAEGQRRYVESLSSYARQFLGQMDKPDVDFIEGLSPAVSIDQKSTSRNPRSTVGTITEVYDYLRLLFARIGKPHCPECRRPISRQSPQAIVDKVLELPEGSRFQVLSPLVRERKGEFVDLFADLQTKGFSRARVDGRTVPLTDPPQLKKQEKHTIEVVVDRLTVKESAKRRLTDSVETALGLSGGMVVLDFVDLPEDDPERERMYSEHLYCPYDDLSFEELEPRSFSFNSPFGACPECTGIGTRMEVDPELVVPDEERSLDEGAIHPWSHGHTKEYFGRLVDALAQALGFRTDIPWAGLPQRAKKALLHGHKTQVEVRYRNRYGRERAYTTAFEGVLPFVKRRHSEAESDSSRERFEGYMREVPCPTCEGTRLKPIVLAVTIMDKSIADVSAMSISECADFLGRLTLGARDKKIAERVLKEVNERLRFLVDVGLDYLSLNRAAGTLSGGEAQRIRLATQIGSGLVGVLYVLDEPSIGLHQRDNHRLIETLVRLRDMGNTLIVVEHDEDTIKVADWVVDIGPGAGEHGGKVVHSGPLKQLLDNEESVTGQYLSGRKAIPVPDARRPVDPARRLTVHGARENNLRDIDVSFPLGVLTAVTGVSGSGKSTLVNDILYTHLARELNGARSVPGRHTRVDGDDLVDKVVHVDQSPIGRTPRSNPATYTGVFDHIRRLFAETTEAKVRGYLPGRFSFNVKGGRCENCSGDGTIKIEMNFLPDVYVPCEVCHGARYNRETLDVHYKGKSIAEVLDMPIEEALDFFEAVPTISRHLRTLNEVGLGYVRLGQSAPTLSGGEAQRVKLAGELQKRSTGRTVYVLDEPTTGLHFEDIAKLIKVLSDLVDKGNTVIVIEHNLDVIKTADWLVDMGPEGGSGGGLVVAEGTPEAVAGVPASHTGKFLRDILDPSRISDAAPAKAKAGRPARRTAPATAR; this is translated from the coding sequence GTGGCCGACCGTCTCATCGTCCGTGGCGCGCGCGAGCACAACCTGAAGAACGTCTCGCTCGACCTGCCACGCGACTCCCTCATCGTCTTCACCGGGCTCTCCGGGTCGGGCAAGTCGTCCCTCGCGTTCGACACGATCTTCGCCGAGGGCCAGCGCCGCTACGTCGAGTCGCTCTCCTCGTACGCCCGGCAGTTCCTGGGCCAGATGGACAAGCCGGACGTCGACTTCATCGAGGGGCTCTCCCCGGCGGTCTCCATCGACCAGAAGTCCACCTCGCGCAACCCGCGCTCCACGGTCGGGACGATCACCGAGGTCTACGACTACCTCCGGCTCCTCTTCGCCCGCATCGGCAAGCCGCACTGCCCCGAGTGCCGCCGGCCGATCTCCCGGCAGTCGCCGCAGGCGATCGTCGACAAGGTGCTGGAGCTGCCCGAGGGCAGCCGCTTCCAGGTCCTGTCCCCGCTGGTGCGCGAGCGCAAGGGCGAGTTCGTCGACCTCTTCGCCGACCTCCAGACCAAGGGCTTCAGCCGTGCCCGGGTGGACGGGCGGACGGTGCCGCTGACCGACCCGCCGCAGCTGAAGAAGCAGGAGAAGCACACGATCGAGGTGGTCGTCGACCGCCTGACGGTCAAGGAGAGCGCCAAGCGGCGGCTCACCGACTCCGTGGAGACCGCGCTCGGCCTCTCCGGCGGCATGGTGGTGCTCGACTTCGTCGACCTGCCCGAGGACGACCCCGAACGCGAGCGGATGTACTCGGAGCACCTGTACTGTCCGTACGACGACCTGTCCTTCGAGGAACTGGAGCCCCGCTCCTTCTCCTTCAACTCGCCCTTCGGCGCCTGCCCCGAGTGCACCGGCATCGGCACGCGCATGGAGGTCGACCCGGAGCTGGTCGTCCCCGACGAGGAGCGCTCCCTCGACGAGGGCGCCATCCACCCCTGGTCGCACGGCCACACCAAGGAGTACTTCGGCCGGCTGGTCGACGCGCTCGCCCAGGCGCTCGGCTTCCGCACCGACATCCCGTGGGCCGGCCTGCCCCAGCGCGCCAAGAAAGCCCTGCTGCACGGCCACAAGACCCAGGTCGAGGTGCGCTACCGCAACCGGTACGGCAGGGAGCGGGCCTACACCACCGCCTTCGAGGGCGTCCTGCCCTTCGTCAAGCGCCGCCACAGCGAGGCCGAGAGCGACTCCAGCCGCGAGCGCTTCGAGGGCTACATGCGCGAGGTGCCCTGTCCCACCTGCGAGGGGACGCGTCTGAAGCCGATCGTCCTCGCCGTGACGATCATGGACAAGTCCATCGCGGACGTCTCCGCCATGTCCATCAGCGAGTGCGCCGACTTCCTGGGCCGGCTCACGCTCGGCGCCCGCGACAAGAAGATCGCCGAGCGGGTGCTGAAGGAGGTCAACGAGCGGCTGAGGTTCCTGGTCGACGTGGGCCTCGACTACCTGTCGCTCAACCGCGCGGCCGGCACGCTCTCCGGCGGGGAGGCCCAGCGCATCCGGCTCGCCACCCAGATCGGCTCCGGCCTGGTGGGCGTGCTGTACGTGCTCGACGAGCCGTCCATCGGCCTCCACCAGCGCGACAACCACCGCCTGATCGAGACCCTCGTCCGGCTCCGCGACATGGGCAACACCCTCATCGTCGTCGAGCACGACGAGGACACCATCAAGGTCGCCGACTGGGTCGTGGACATCGGCCCCGGCGCCGGCGAGCACGGCGGGAAGGTCGTCCACTCCGGGCCGCTCAAGCAGCTCCTCGACAACGAGGAGTCGGTGACCGGGCAGTACCTGTCCGGCAGGAAGGCGATCCCCGTCCCGGACGCCCGCCGCCCCGTCGACCCCGCCCGGCGGCTGACCGTGCACGGCGCCCGGGAGAACAACCTCCGCGACATCGACGTGTCGTTCCCGCTGGGCGTGCTCACGGCGGTCACCGGCGTCTCCGGCTCCGGCAAGTCGACGCTGGTCAACGACATCCTCTACACCCACCTGGCGCGCGAGCTGAACGGCGCCCGGTCCGTGCCCGGACGGCACACCCGCGTGGACGGCGACGACCTCGTCGACAAGGTCGTGCACGTCGACCAGTCGCCGATCGGCCGCACCCCGCGGTCCAACCCGGCCACGTACACCGGGGTCTTCGACCACATCCGCAGGCTGTTCGCCGAGACGACGGAGGCCAAGGTCCGCGGTTACCTGCCCGGCCGGTTCTCCTTCAACGTCAAGGGCGGCCGCTGCGAGAACTGCTCCGGCGACGGCACCATCAAGATCGAGATGAACTTCCTCCCGGACGTGTACGTGCCCTGCGAGGTCTGCCACGGGGCGCGCTACAACCGGGAGACCCTGGACGTCCACTACAAGGGCAAGTCCATCGCCGAGGTGCTGGACATGCCCATCGAGGAGGCGCTGGACTTCTTCGAGGCCGTCCCCACGATCTCCCGCCACCTCAGGACCCTCAACGAGGTCGGGCTGGGGTACGTGCGGCTCGGGCAGTCCGCGCCGACCCTGTCGGGCGGCGAGGCGCAGCGCGTCAAGCTCGCCGGCGAGCTCCAGAAGCGATCCACCGGCCGCACGGTCTACGTCCTCGACGAGCCGACGACCGGTCTGCACTTCGAGGACATCGCGAAGCTGATCAAGGTCCTGTCGGACCTGGTCGACAAGGGCAACACGGTGATCGTGATCGAGCACAACCTCGACGTGATCAAGACGGCGGACTGGCTGGTCGACATGGGCCCCGAGGGCGGCAGCGGCGGTGGCCTCGTCGTCGCGGAGGGCACGCCGGAGGCGGTCGCGGGCGTGCCCGCGAGCCACACCGGCAAGTTCCTCCGCGACATCCTGGACCCGAGCCGGATCAGCGACGCCGCACCGGCGAAGGCGAAGGCGGGACGGCCCGCGCGCAGGACCGCCCCGGCCACCGCCCGCTGA
- a CDS encoding TerC family protein, with protein sequence MDVSTTLWVVTVLGLVTLIGIDFLIGRKPHDVSVKEAGIWTGVWIALAVLFGLGLYVFGDGRASGEFFAGFITEKSLSVDNLFVFVLIMAKFAVPSHLQQRVLLVGVLIALVLRAVFIAAGAAIIASFSWVFYIFGAFLIYTAWKLIKEASSDELDEEYEENRLLRAVEQRFGVADRYHGTKLFLRVHGKRVMTPLMVVMLAIGTTDVLFALDSIPAIFGLTQDPYIVFTANAFALMGLRQLYFLIGGLLEKLVHLSYGLSVILGFIGVKLVLHALHESGVHVPEISIPFSLAVICGVLVITTITSLVASRRQAAEEGSGSSKA encoded by the coding sequence GTGGACGTTTCGACGACCTTGTGGGTGGTGACCGTTCTCGGTCTCGTCACCCTGATCGGGATCGACTTCCTCATCGGGCGCAAGCCCCATGACGTGTCGGTCAAGGAGGCCGGGATCTGGACGGGGGTCTGGATCGCCCTGGCCGTTCTGTTCGGCCTGGGCCTGTACGTCTTCGGCGACGGCAGGGCCTCCGGGGAGTTCTTCGCCGGTTTCATCACGGAGAAGTCGCTGAGCGTCGACAACCTCTTCGTCTTCGTCCTGATCATGGCGAAGTTCGCCGTGCCGTCCCACCTCCAGCAGCGGGTGCTGCTGGTCGGAGTGCTCATCGCGCTCGTCCTGCGGGCGGTGTTCATCGCCGCGGGCGCCGCGATCATCGCGAGCTTCTCGTGGGTCTTCTACATCTTCGGCGCGTTCCTGATCTACACGGCCTGGAAGCTGATCAAGGAGGCCTCGTCCGACGAGCTCGACGAGGAGTACGAGGAGAACCGCCTCCTCCGGGCGGTCGAGCAGCGCTTCGGCGTCGCCGACCGCTACCACGGCACCAAGCTGTTCCTCCGGGTGCACGGCAAGCGGGTGATGACGCCGCTGATGGTGGTCATGCTCGCCATCGGCACCACGGACGTGCTGTTCGCGCTGGACTCGATCCCCGCGATCTTCGGCCTGACCCAGGACCCGTACATCGTGTTCACCGCCAACGCCTTCGCCCTGATGGGCCTGCGGCAGCTGTACTTCCTCATCGGCGGCCTGCTGGAGAAGCTGGTCCACCTCAGCTACGGCCTGTCGGTCATCCTCGGCTTCATCGGCGTGAAGCTCGTGCTGCACGCCCTGCACGAGTCGGGGGTGCACGTCCCCGAGATTTCCATCCCGTTCTCGCTGGCCGTCATCTGCGGCGTCCTCGTCATCACCACGATCACCAGCCTCGTCGCCTCCCGCCGGCAGGCCGCCGAGGAGGGAAGCGGGTCCTCGAAGGCCTGA
- a CDS encoding TerD family protein translates to MTAELVRGQNHPLPDARLEIRVSSAAPVAVGAVLLDASGTATGAGRVAHPGAPSLPGVEVPRRAAAEHRLTVDPEAVAPDAHRVAVLLALPAGPGGPGRFGAVAAPVVVVADSSGARVAAYTLTGLDTESAVVALELYRRQGAWKVRAVGQGYAGGLAELFEDLGVPGAAGLAAAVQDAVARDADRPAAASAPGAAGGDGDRRTVPPAPQDPPAPSAPRPPTAPAAAPGGRVDYTSX, encoded by the coding sequence ATGACGGCCGAGCTGGTCCGGGGGCAGAACCACCCGCTGCCCGACGCCCGACTCGAGATCCGGGTGTCGTCCGCGGCCCCGGTGGCGGTGGGGGCCGTACTCCTCGACGCCTCCGGCACCGCCACCGGGGCCGGGCGGGTGGCCCACCCCGGCGCCCCGTCCCTGCCCGGCGTCGAGGTGCCGCGCCGGGCGGCCGCCGAGCACCGGCTCACCGTGGACCCGGAGGCCGTGGCGCCCGACGCGCACCGCGTCGCCGTTTTGCTGGCCCTGCCCGCCGGTCCGGGCGGCCCCGGCCGCTTCGGCGCCGTCGCCGCCCCCGTCGTCGTGGTCGCCGACTCCTCCGGCGCCCGGGTCGCCGCGTACACCCTCACCGGCCTGGACACCGAGTCCGCCGTCGTCGCCCTGGAGCTGTACCGCAGGCAGGGCGCCTGGAAGGTCCGCGCCGTCGGCCAGGGGTACGCGGGCGGCCTCGCCGAGCTCTTCGAGGACCTGGGCGTGCCTGGCGCCGCCGGACTCGCCGCGGCCGTCCAGGACGCCGTGGCGCGCGACGCCGACCGTCCGGCCGCCGCTTCGGCGCCCGGCGCCGCGGGGGGCGACGGGGACCGCCGTACGGTCCCGCCGGCCCCCCAGGACCCGCCGGCGCCCTCCGCGCCCCGGCCGCCGACCGCACCGGCGGCCGCGCCCGGCGGCCGGGTCGACTACACCAGCGNC
- a CDS encoding Rieske (2Fe-2S) protein, whose protein sequence is MSGQSAARRTVLKGAALAGAAGLGAAACSTQSKLGHARTPTPTAPVDLGAAAEVPVGGARLYREQRLLVHCPARGEYRVFSAQCTHAGCLLDRIEEGEGNCPCHGSRFDVTTGKALKGPATVPLPEVPVTVRDGRLIAGPQD, encoded by the coding sequence ATGTCCGGCCAGTCCGCCGCCCGCCGTACCGTGCTGAAGGGGGCCGCCCTCGCCGGCGCCGCCGGGCTGGGGGCCGCCGCCTGCTCCACCCAGTCCAAGCTGGGCCATGCCCGCACGCCCACCCCGACCGCGCCCGTCGACCTCGGCGCGGCAGCCGAGGTGCCCGTCGGCGGCGCCCGGCTCTACCGCGAGCAGCGCCTCCTCGTGCACTGCCCGGCCCGGGGCGAGTACCGGGTGTTCAGCGCCCAGTGCACCCACGCGGGCTGCCTCCTCGACCGGATCGAGGAGGGCGAGGGCAACTGCCCCTGCCACGGCAGCCGCTTCGACGTCACCACGGGCAAGGCCCTCAAGGGCCCCGCGACCGTCCCGCTGCCCGAGGTGCCCGTCACCGTCCGGGACGGCCGGCTCATCGCCGGCCCGCAGGACTGA
- a CDS encoding gluconeogenesis factor YvcK family protein gives MRRPYRRRASTLSARALRGRGAQPKVVALGGGMGLSASLAALRRITGDLTAVVTVADDGGSSGRLREELGVLPPGDLRKALAALCGDDDWGQTWARVIQHRFQSKGDLHEHAVGNLLIVALWEQLGDHVQALDLVGRLLGAHGRVLPMSAVPLELQALVRGHDPARPDEVDTVRGQATVALTPGEVQSVHLVPHDPPAVPEAVAAVLDADWVVLGPGSWFSSVIPHLLVPELLDALVETKARRVLSLNLAPQPGETAGFSPQRHLEVLARHAPKLALDVVLADEAAVPDRESLADAAKRFGAAVELAPVARKDGLPKHDPELLAAAYDRIFRMHGRIGPWR, from the coding sequence GTGAGGCGCCCGTACCGGCGGCGCGCGAGCACCCTGTCCGCGCGTGCGTTGCGCGGGCGCGGCGCGCAGCCGAAGGTCGTGGCGCTCGGCGGCGGCATGGGCCTGTCCGCGTCCCTCGCCGCCCTGCGCCGGATCACCGGCGACCTGACCGCGGTGGTCACCGTCGCCGACGACGGCGGGTCCAGCGGCCGGCTCCGCGAGGAGCTGGGCGTCCTGCCCCCCGGGGACCTGCGCAAGGCCCTCGCCGCCCTGTGCGGCGACGACGACTGGGGCCAGACCTGGGCGCGGGTCATCCAGCACCGCTTCCAGTCCAAGGGCGACCTGCACGAACACGCCGTCGGCAACCTGCTGATCGTCGCCCTGTGGGAGCAGCTCGGCGACCACGTGCAGGCACTCGACCTGGTCGGCAGGCTCCTCGGCGCCCACGGCCGGGTGCTGCCCATGTCCGCCGTGCCGCTGGAGCTCCAGGCGCTCGTCAGGGGGCACGACCCGGCCCGGCCGGACGAGGTGGACACCGTGCGCGGCCAGGCGACCGTGGCGCTCACGCCCGGCGAGGTCCAGTCGGTGCACCTGGTGCCGCACGACCCGCCGGCCGTCCCGGAGGCCGTCGCCGCCGTCCTGGACGCCGACTGGGTGGTCCTCGGCCCGGGCTCGTGGTTCTCCTCGGTGATCCCGCACCTGCTGGTGCCGGAGCTGCTGGACGCGCTCGTCGAGACGAAGGCCCGCAGGGTGCTGTCGCTGAACCTCGCGCCGCAGCCCGGGGAGACCGCCGGGTTCTCCCCGCAGCGTCATTTGGAGGTTTTGGCCCGACACGCACCTAAACTCGCCCTGGACGTGGTGCTGGCCGACGAGGCCGCCGTGCCCGACCGCGAGTCGCTGGCGGACGCCGCGAAGCGCTTCGGCGCGGCGGTCGAGCTGGCCCCGGTGGCCAGGAAGGACGGCCTTCCCAAGCACGACCCGGAGCTGCTGGCCGCCGCGTACGACCGTATTTTTCGGATGCATGGAAGGATCGGCCCATGGCGATGA
- a CDS encoding MBL fold metallo-hydrolase — protein sequence MTYSGAVKVGGPADVHELTDLIISKVAVGPMDNNAYLLRCRATGEQLLIDAANEPRTLLRLIGDDGITAVVTTHRHHDHWYALREVVAATGARTHAGRYDAEGIDVPTDVLVEDGDTIRVGRVELTARRMTGHTPGSIVLAYDDPHGHPHVFTGDCLFPGGVGNTHKDPEAFASLLHDVQTKLFDVLPDETWIYPGHGRDTTLGEERPQIPEWRARGW from the coding sequence ATGACGTACAGCGGAGCGGTGAAGGTCGGCGGACCCGCGGACGTGCACGAACTGACGGACCTGATCATCTCGAAGGTCGCCGTCGGGCCGATGGACAACAACGCGTACCTGCTGCGCTGCCGGGCCACCGGCGAGCAGCTGCTGATCGACGCGGCGAACGAGCCGCGGACCCTGCTCCGACTGATCGGTGACGACGGCATCACGGCCGTCGTCACCACCCACCGCCACCACGACCACTGGTACGCGCTGCGCGAGGTGGTGGCGGCCACCGGGGCCCGCACCCACGCGGGGCGGTACGACGCCGAGGGGATCGACGTGCCGACGGACGTCCTCGTCGAGGACGGCGACACGATCCGGGTGGGCCGGGTCGAGCTGACGGCGCGCCGCATGACCGGGCACACGCCCGGCTCGATCGTGCTGGCCTACGACGACCCCCACGGCCACCCGCACGTCTTCACCGGCGACTGCCTCTTCCCCGGCGGCGTCGGGAACACCCACAAGGACCCGGAGGCGTTCGCGAGCCTCCTGCACGACGTGCAGACCAAGCTGTTCGACGTGCTGCCGGACGAGACGTGGATCTATCCGGGGCACGGCCGGGACACCACGCTGGGCGAGGAGCGCCCGCAGATCCCGGAGTGGCGCGCACGGGGCTGGTGA